A single region of the Brassica rapa cultivar Chiifu-401-42 chromosome A03, CAAS_Brap_v3.01, whole genome shotgun sequence genome encodes:
- the LOC117132474 gene encoding uncharacterized protein LOC117132474 — MAKKKPPKKPAPTRNSPSSSPLKVSVPPIEDPVPEFNPATVLDLPSPSLGNTDCEVTLSPSLPTELDVHLDLVSDAEPPSSETLATVSCDVSVVKEGTAILAVQASAEKVTIVSSSVPEQSITPVTSSVPDQTKAPSASVEQAKSPAEIWKGFVKPTQIKLQPKETPFILESGEACVTIPNSVVEKNKKAWEYFIIGQFYEEAPARGAVHAIANGIWSNQRRDISVSKMEGNSFLFRVPCPNARRRILRQNFWQIDGQTMFVAKWAPGLQQVKPELEMVPVWLEFTGVPLQFFNSDALQEIAGIVGHPVCLHPSTENLTNIEVAKVYTVIDPRKPLPAFVNARFQNGDTRRISVTSPWLPSQCTFCKKLGHTISRCKAAPRTCAACNSVRHTTENCPRGLNLPPKDKGKAPIKSLLPIVSLNKRESTPKQVYREIQKKANVPSHSVLARDSVANAAAVIKEAETNKDPSSVSKDGLTVTTVHDLNIGQLYVDLSGSPGFSLIASSSSGESSSERDSTSGDEDNTGDSQDEFIEVISKRSKKQLKDKEKSRARVRGPQIL; from the coding sequence ATGGCAAAGAAAAAACCCCCCAAAAAGCCGGCTCCTACCCGGAATTCTCCATCCTCCTCTCCATTGAAGGTCTCTGTTCCCCCAATTGAAGATCCGGTGCCTGAGTTCAACCCAGCCACTGTGCTTGATTTACCAAGCCCTTCTCTTGGAAACACAGACTGTGAAGTCACTCTATCCCCGTCCCTGCCCACTGAGCTTGATGTTCATCTCGATCTGGTCTCTGACGCGGAACCCCCATCCTCTGAAACCCTAGCTACAGTGTCCTGTGATGTCTCTGTAGTTAAAGAAGGTACTGCCATCCTCGCGGTTCAAGCTAGTGCGGAAAAGGTTACAATTGTCTCCTCATCCGTCCCCGAGCAGTCTATCACTCCGGTCACTTCCTCTGTTCCCGACCAGACGAAAGCTCCGTCTGCCTCTGTTGAGCAAGCTAAGTCACCAGCTGAAATATGGAAGGGCTTTGTCAAACCCACGCAAATCAAACTTCAACCGAAAGAAACACCATTTATATTGGAATCTGGTGAAGCGTGTGTTACTATCCCGAACTCGGTGgtggagaagaacaagaaagCTTGGGAATACTTCATTATTGGTCAATTCTACGAAGAAGCCCCAGCTCGAGGTGCTGTACATGCCATTGCTAATGGTATTTGGAGCAATCAGAGAAGGGACATTTCAGTATCCAAAATGGAAGGGAACTCTTTCCTATTTCGTGTGCCTTGTCCTAACGCTCGACGCAGGATACTCAGACAAAACTTCTGGCAGATAGATGGCCAAACAATGTTTGTTGCCAAATGGGCTCCGGGCTTGCAGCAAGTAAAGCCGGAACTTGAAATGGTGCCTGTGTGGCTAGAGTTCACGGGAGTTCCGCTCCAGTTTTTCAACAGTGATGCTCTCCAAGAGATTGCAGGCATAGTGGGTCACCCAGTCTGCTTGCATCCTTCGACAGAGAACCTCACAAACATTGAAGTAGCGAAGGTCTACACAGTCATTGACCCGAGGAAGCCTCTCCCGGCCTTTGTTAATGCGAGATTCCAAAATGGTGATACTAGGAGAATCTCTGTAACGAGCCCATGGCTGCCCTCTCAATGCACTTTCTGTAAGAAGCTAGGTCACACCATCTCACGCTGCAAAGCTGCTCCGAGAACCTGTGCTGCTTGCAACTCAGTTAGGCATACCACTGAAAATTGTCCGAGAGGTCTTAACTTGCCCCCGAAGGATAAAGGGAAGGCGCCTATAAAGAGTCTGCTGCCTATTGTTTCCCTGAACAAGAGAGAGTCTACTCCCAAGCAGGTGTATAGGGAAATTCAGAAGAAAGCAAATGTTCCTTCTCATTCTGTATTAGCTCGGGATTCCGTCGCTAATGCAGCAGCCGTGATTAAGGAAGCCGAAACAAATAAAGATCCCTCTTCGGTTTCGAAAGACGGGCTCACGGTTACCACAGTTCACGACCTCAATATAGGCCAACTCTATGTTGATCTCTCAGGATCTCCGGGCTTCTCTCTCATCGCCTCATCATCCTCCGGTGAATCATCCTCGGAACGGGACTCTACTTCTGGTGATGAGGACAACACAGGGGATTCCCAGGATGAATTCATAGAAGTCATCTCTAAGCGCTCTAAGAAGCAACTAAAGGATAAGGAGAAGTCAAGAGCTAGGGTTAGAGGCCCTCAAATCCTCTAA
- the LOC103859655 gene encoding MD-2-related lipid-recognition protein ROSY1, whose product MAISHVKPLHLSLLVSLFFLPSALGGTDFHNCNPLRDYPVKVKTVVISPDPVKISTNGNITITGSTSVDIPDGATVNLDLRFPEPISKRSYSLCDIVACPVAAGPIVLNLFNVFTQQELIPHYRGAPGRPNDVRLLPLQDYT is encoded by the exons ATGGCGATATCCCACGTCAAGCCTTTGCATCTTTCTCTCCTTGTGTCACTCTTTTTCTTGCCTTCTGCTTTGGGCGGAACCGATTTCCATAACTGCAATC CCCTTCGTGACTATCCCGTCAAAGTCAAGACTGTCGTGATATCTCCAGACCCGGTTAAGATTAGCACTAATGGAAACATTACGATAACCGGTTCTACAA GCGTAGATATCCCTGATGGAGCAACTGTAAATCTCGACCTTAGGTTTCCCGAGCCTATATCTAAAAGAAGCTACTCCTTATGTGATATAGTGGCGTGCCCTGTTGCAGCTGGCCCCATTGTgcttaatttgtttaatgtattCACTCAGCAAGAACTTATACCA cATTACCGAGGAGCACCGGGAAGACCCAATGATGTGCGTCTCCTTCCGTTGCAGGATTACACGTGA